A stretch of Cicer arietinum cultivar CDC Frontier isolate Library 1 chromosome 5, Cicar.CDCFrontier_v2.0, whole genome shotgun sequence DNA encodes these proteins:
- the LOC105852142 gene encoding uncharacterized protein, with translation MEDYKCVLGTLFTGKKEFKEAMTTYVIHSGRDLKFIKNDKLRVRVKCKEGCEWFAYCAKLPGEDAWQLRKLVDAHSCNREYKVKFMRSSWLRKRLYSTVKENPNIKVTDISNKVHQKWNAGVSKMKAFRTHKVAIDMVTDYVDIPLLPSFQRLYMCLNGCKESFLTYRPIIGLDGCFLKGYYEGMILAVVGRDPNDQMLPIVVAVVEGIVVYNR, from the exons ATGGAAGATTATAAGTGTGTTTTAGGAACCCTTTTCACTGGTAAAAAAGAATTTAAGGAGGCTATGACAACATATGTCATTCATAGTGGGAGGGATTTgaagtttataaaaaatgacaaactaAGAGTGAGAGTTAAATGCAAGGAAGGTTGTGAGTGGTTTGCATATTGTGCAAAGTTACCTGGTGAAGATGCATGGCAACTTAGGAAACTAGTTGACGCACATTCATGTAATAGAGAGTATAAGGTCAAATTTATGAGATCAAGTTGGCTTAGAAAAAGATTGTACTCGACAGTGAAAGAGAACCCGAACATAAAAGTTACAGATATTTCTAACAAGGTTCATCAAAAGTGGAATGCTGGAGTGAGTAAGATGAAGGCATTCAGGACACATAAGGTTGCAATTGATATG GTAACTGATTATGTGGACATACCACTTTTACCAAGTTTCCAACGCCTATATATGTGTCTTAATGGATGTAAAGAGAGTTTCCTGACTTATAGACCAATAATTGGTCTTGATGGTTGTTTCCTTAAAGGGTATTATGAGGGTATGATTCTTGCTGTTGTGGGTAGAGACCCAAATGATCAAATGCTTCCAATTGTTGTGGCTGTAGTTGAAG GGATTGTTGTCTACAATAGATGA
- the LOC105852143 gene encoding uncharacterized protein has translation MEDYKCVLGTLFTGKKEFKEAMTTYVIHSGRDLKFIKNDKLRVRVKCKEGCEWFAYCAKLPGEDAWQLRKLVDAHSCNREYKVKFMRSSWLRKRLYSTVKENPNIKVTDISNKVHQKWNAGVSKMKAFRTHKVAIDMVTDYVDIPLLPSFQRLYMCLNGCKESFLTYRPIIGLDGCFLKGYYEGMILAVVGRDPNDQMLPIVVAVVEGETRDSWT, from the exons ATGGAAGATTATAAGTGTGTTTTAGGAACCCTTTTCACTGGTAAAAAAGAATTTAAGGAGGCTATGACAACATATGTCATTCATAGTGGGAGGGATTTgaagtttataaaaaatgacaaactaAGAGTGAGAGTTAAATGCAAGGAAGGTTGTGAGTGGTTTGCATATTGTGCAAAGTTACCTGGTGAAGATGCATGGCAACTTAGGAAACTAGTTGACGCACATTCATGTAATAGAGAGTATAAGGTCAAATTTATGAGATCAAGTTGGCTTAGAAAAAGATTGTACTCGACAGTGAAAGAGAACCCGAACATAAAAGTTACAGATATTTCTAACAAGGTTCATCAAAAGTGGAATGCTGGAGTGAGTAAGATGAAGGCATTCAGGACACATAAGGTTGCAATTGATATG GTAACTGATTATGTGGACATACCACTTTTACCAAGTTTCCAACGCCTATATATGTGTCTTAATGGATGTAAAGAGAGTTTCCTGACTTATAGACCAATAATTGGTCTTGATGGTTGTTTCCTTAAAGGGTATTATGAGGGTATGATTCTTGCTGTTGTGGGTAGAGACCCAAATGATCAAATGCTTCCAATTGTTGTGGCTGTAGTTGAAGGTGAGACAAGAGATTCATGGACTTGA
- the LOC101509624 gene encoding DEAD-box ATP-dependent RNA helicase 28, giving the protein MSPSFLFDPPSDEEIEHSEIEDEEENNEEEEESEPELESEEEGEEGEEGEEGEEPKEPKVSKKKTQSPWDFTKYSESVAEEHARRSTTSVDDKIYAVRQRSKPVVALPDSDEDNSSSDSEPDKQEDYRPEEEDEEEGNAGDNKSFFAPSEGTSFNADSFLQLNLSRPLLRACETLGYSKPTPIQAACIPLALTGRDICGSAITGSGKTAAFALPTLERLLFRPKRMHAIRVLILTPTRELAAQVHSMIEKLAQFTDIRCCLIVGGLSTKVQEAALRSMPDIVVATPGRMIDHLRNSMSVDLDDLSVLILDEADRLLELGFNAEIQELVRVCPKKRQTMLFSATMTEEVDDLIKLSLSKPLRLSADPSAKRPASLTEEVVRIRRMREVNQEAVLLAMCTKTFTSKVIIFSGTKQAAHRLRIIFGLAGLKAAELHGNLTQAQRLEALEQFRKQQVDFLVATDVAARGLDIIGVQTVINFACPRDLTSYVHRVGRTARAGRAGSAVTFVTDNDRSLLKSIAKRAGSKLKSRIVAEQSILKWSQVIEQMEDQVSEVLQEEREERILRKAEMEATKAENMIAHREEIFSRPKRTWFVTEKEKKLSAKAAKASMDKENGSSGKEVMSAQQAEDLKMKEKRKREREKNLPRKKRRKLEAAREMLEDEEQDHKPVKGKGADEIEKGGMSLVDLAYRRAKAVKATKRALDSGKIVKKPQKKSNNKKSSSSRKPSSRTEEMRELFQTDMKDKKPKSRGPGVGKKANKSFKSKSRYKRK; this is encoded by the exons ATGTCACCCAGCTTTCTCTTCGACCCTCCCAGCGACGAAGAAATCGAACACTCCGAAATAGAAGACGAAGAAGAAAAcaacgaagaagaagaagaatccGAACCCGAATTGGAATCagaagaagaaggagaagaaggagaagaaggagaagaaggaGAAGAGCCCAAAGAACCGAAAGTTTCAAAGAAGAAAACACAATCTCCATGGGACTTCACCAAATACTCAGAATCAGTTGCAGAAGAACACGCTCGCAGGAGCACAACCTCCGTAGACGACAAAATCTATGCAGTCAGACAACGTTCCAAGCCCGTCGTTGCTTTGCCTGATTCGGATGAAGACAACAGTAGCTCTGACTCTGAACCTGATAAACAA GAAGATTATAGACcggaagaagaagatgaagaagagggTAATGCTGGTGACAACAAGTCCTTTTTTGCTCCTTCTGAGGGAACCTCTTTCAATGCTGATTCCTTCTTGCAACTCAATTTATCTCGTCCTTTGCTCCGAGCTTGTGAAACCCTGGGGTATTCTAAACCAACACCAATTCAG GCTGCTTGTATACCATTAGCCTTGACTGGCCGCGATATATGTGGAAGTGCCATTACTGGATCGGGAAAG ACAGCCGCGTTTGCACTACCTACTTTAGAGAGGTTGCTGTTCCGTCCAAAACGCATGCATGCAATAAGGGTCCTTATTCTTACTCCAACCAGAGAGTTGGCAGCCCA AGTTCACAGTATGATAGAGAAGCTTGCTCAATTTACTGATATAAGGTGTTGCTTGATTGTTGGTGGTTTGTCAACAAAG GTGCAAGAGGCTGCCTTAAGATCAATGCCAGACATTGTTGTGGCTACTCCAGGACGCATGATAGATCATTTGCGTAATTCTATGTCTGTGGATTTGGATGATCTTTCTGTTTTAATCCTCGATGAAGCAGATCGTCTTTTGGAGCTTGGATTTAATGCTGAAATTCAAGAACTT GTTCGCGTGTGTCCAAAAAAAAGACAGACCATGCTGTTTTCAGCAACCATGACTGAGGAGGTTGATGATCTTATTAAACTTTCCCTGTCAAAACCCCTGCGTCTTTCTGCTGATCCATCTGCAAAACGACCAGCATCCTTGACTGAGGA ggTGGTTAGAATAAGAAGAATGCGTGAAGTAAATCAGGAAGCAGTTCTTCTTGCAATGTGCACCAAAACTTTTACTTCTAAAGTGATCATTTTCAG TGGAACGAAGCAAGCTGCACATAGGTTGAGGATTATATTTGGATTAGCTGGATTGAAGGCTGCTGAGCTTCATGGAAATCTTACTCAGGCCCAACGTCTTGAA GCTTTGGAACAATTCAGGAAGCAGCAAGTGGATTTTTTGGTTGCAACTGATGTGGCTGCTCGT GGTCTTGACATCATTGGTGTTCAAACTGTTATCAATTTTGCATGTCCACGTGATCTTACCAG CTATGTTCATCGAGTGGGTCGTACTGCAAGAGCTGGAAGAGCAGGATCTGCTGTCACGTTTGTTACTGATAATGACCGGTCACTTCTAAAATCTATT gCAAAGAGGGCCGGTTCAAAGCTGAAAAGCCGCATTGTTGCAGAGCAATCTATACTCAAATGGTCTCAAGTAATTGAGCAAATGGAGGATCAAGTTTCTGAAGTCCTTCAGGAAGAGAg GGAAGAAAGGATCCTAAGGAAAGCTGAAATGGAGGCCACAAAG GCTGAAAACATGATTGCACATAGAGAAGAGATCTTCTCCCGCCCCAAAAGAACTTGGTTTGTTACAGAGAAGGAGAAGAAGCTTTCGGCAAAAGCAGCCAAG GCATCCATGGATAAGGAAAATGGTTCTTCTGGGAAGGAGGTAATGAGTGCTCAGCAAGCTGAAGACcttaaaatgaaggaaaagaGGAAGCGGGAGCGAGAG AAAAATTTGCCTAGAAAGAAGCGCAGAAAATTGGAAGCAGCTAGAGAGATGTTGGAGGATGAGGAGCAAGATCACAAGCCAGTAAAA GGTAAGGGGGCAGATGAGATAGAAAAGGGAGGAATGTCACTTGTTGATCTTGCATACCGACGTGCCAAAGCAGTGAAGGCCACCAAGAGGGCACTAGATTCTGGAAAGATTGTGAAGAAGCCTCAAAAGaaatctaataataaaaaatctagTTCTTCCCGAAAGCCTTCTTCAAGGACAGAAGAGATGCGGGAGCTTTTCCAGACTGACATGAAGGATAAAAAGCCAAAATCAAGAGGTCCTGGAGTAGGAAAGAAAGCCAATAAATCATTCAAAAGCAAGTCAAG GTACAAGAGGAAGTAG